A stretch of Electrophorus electricus isolate fEleEle1 chromosome 3, fEleEle1.pri, whole genome shotgun sequence DNA encodes these proteins:
- the zar1 gene encoding zygote arrest protein 1 isoform X1, protein MATYGDESLDAYLYSSYNPYSYRCPRPKGWRQKNYVTTYGDGESYFENYHRAQLKSILSQINPNLTPRLRKANTKDVGVQVNPKTHAAVQCSLGPRTLLARKREALRKRRQDVQTPASPVTGGVRFPRTQAVYSPVAARALTSFLEDDEEEEEEKKRAESAEKTEDEVAVEGTDAQSTEEAKEKLSPGKTDDGNDQTEMTEKNKSDSDQSGQDFKSKGRVRFQFLEQKYGYYHCKDCNLRWESAYVWCVQGTSKVYFKQFCRTCQKAFNPYRVEDITCQNCKKARCSCPGTARHVDPKRPHRQDLCGRCKGKRLSCDSTFSFKYII, encoded by the exons ATGGCTACGTACGGAGACGAGTCACTGGATGCCTACCTGTACTCCTCCTACAACCCTTACTCCTACAGGTGTCCGCGGCCCAAGGGCTGGCGGCAGAAAAACTACGTGACCACTTACGGTGACGGCGAGAGCTACTTCGAGAACTACCATCGCGCGCAGCTGAAGTCTATCCTCTCGCAGATAAACCCGAACCTGACGCCCCGGCTGCGAAAAGCCAACACCAAGGACGTGGGCGTGCAGGTCAACCCGAAGACCCACGCCGCAGTGCAGTGCTCGCTGGGCCCGCGCACTCTCCTAGCGCGCAAGCGAGAGGCACTGCGTAAGAGACGGCAGGATGTCCAGACGCCCGCGAGCCCCGTCACCGGTGGCGTGCGGTTTCCGCGCACGCAGGCCGTGTATTCACCGGTTGCAGCAAGGGCGCTGACATCTTTCCTcgaggatgatgaagaggaggaggaggagaagaagcgCGCCGAGAGCGCGGAGAAAACTGAGGACGAGGTGGCTGTAGAAGGCACAGACGCGCAGAGCACCGAGGAAGCCAAAGAAAAGCTTAGTCCCGGGAAAACCGACGACGGAAACGATCAGACGGAAATGACCGAGAAAAATAAGAGCGACTCTGACCAAAGTGGACAAGACTTCAAGTCCAAGGGGAGAGTCCGCTTCCAG TTCTTGGAGCAGAAGTATGGATACTACCACTGCAAAGACTGCAACCTGCGCTGGGAGAGCGCGTACGTGTGGTGCGTCCAGGGCACGAGCAAG GTTTACTTCAAGCAGTTCTGCAGAACATGTCAGAAGGCATTCAATCCCTACCGTGTAGAGGACATAACCTGCCAG AATTGCAAGAAGGCACGCTGCAGTTGCCCGGGAACAGCACGTCACGTGGACCCCAAACGGCCTCACCGGCAAGACCTGTGTGGCCGCTGCAAGGGCAAACGGCTCTCGTGCGACAGCACTTTCAGCTTTAAGTACATCATCTAG
- the si:dkey-90m5.4 gene encoding leucine-rich alpha-2-glycoprotein: MDSRALLVFAVIFCLGCKGTFSCPKRCTCHFSNKTTEVVCPDVSLSRYPSDSLPGSATSLTIQFTNLSNVTAPDLRATPLLKELHLPGNRLRSLPADLLAGLTHLHTIDLTGNLIQELPPHVFHHAPLLNLVLKDNLLTNVSADWLPRSSSLTWLDLSGNQLKESPTGLLHRLTRLEVLHLSQNHLQELPADSFHSLFALERLYLDGNKLQALDSKAFSGNANLTYLFLQKNQMDTLPPAVFHGLARLHYVDLSNNRLRFLAPGTLPAGIGWVDLDGNPWHCNAKLAPLWMWLNSHSGRSEPKCASPEGLKGRVISKLTSTELGLSPAH; encoded by the exons ATGGACTCTCGCGCGCTCCTCGTGTTCGCCGTGATCTTCTGTCTCGGTTGCAAGGGCACCTTCTCGTGCCCAAAACGTTGCACCTGCCACTTCAGCAACAAAACCACGGAGGTGGTGTGCCCCGACGTCTCGCTCTCGCGTTACCCTAGTGACAGTCTCCCAGGTAGCGCCACCTCTCTGACCATTCAGTTCACCAACCTGAGCAACGTCACCGCCCCTGACCTGAGGGCCACGCCCCTCCTGAAGGAGCTCCACCTACCAGGGAACAGACTGAGGAGCTTACCCGCAGACCTGCTTGCTGGCCTGACTCACCTGCACACCATCGACCTCACAG GAAACCTTATCCAGGAGCTCCCCCCTCACGTCTTTCATCACGCTCCCCTGCTCAACCTGGTCCTTAAGGACAACCTGCTCACCAATGTCAGTGCAGACTGGCTTCCCAGAAGCAGCAGCCTCACCTGGCTGGACCTGTCAGGGAACCAGCTGAAGGAAAGCCCCACTGGTCTGCTCCACAGGCTGACGCGCCTGGAGGTCTTGCACCTGTCACAGAACCACCTGCAGGAGCTGCCAGCCGATAgcttccactctctctttgcTTTGGAGAGACTTTACCTAGACGGGAACAAACTCCAAGCCTTGGATTCCAAGGCCTTTAGTGGCAATGCTAACCTCACTTACCTGTTCCTGCAGAAGAACCAGATGGACACTCTCCCACCTGCAGTCTTCCATGGGCTGGCCCGTCTGCACTACGTGGACCTGTCCAACAACAGGCTGCGCTTCCTGGCCCCTGGCACCCTGCCTGCAGGGATCGGCTGGGTGGACCTGGATGGAAACCCCTGGCACTGCAATGCCAAGCTGGCACCTCTGTGGATGTGGCTGAACAGCCATAGCGGACGCTCCGAGCCCAAGTGCGCCTCACCGGAGGGGCTGAAAGGCCGAGTCATATCCAAGCTCACCAGCACGGAGCTGGGATTGAGCCCGGCACACTGA
- the zar1 gene encoding zygote arrest protein 1 isoform X2: MATYGDESLDAYLYSSYNPYSYRCPRPKGWRQKNYVTTYGDGESYFENYHRAQLKSILSQINPNLTPRLRKANTKDVGVQVNPKTHAAVQCSLGPRTLLARKREALRKRRQDVQTPASPVTGGVRFPRTQAVYSPVAARALTSFLEDDEEEEEEKKRAESAEKTEDEVAVEGTDAQSTEEAKEKLSPGKTDDGNDQTEMTEKNKSDSDQSGQDFKSKGRVRFQNCKKARCSCPGTARHVDPKRPHRQDLCGRCKGKRLSCDSTFSFKYII, encoded by the exons ATGGCTACGTACGGAGACGAGTCACTGGATGCCTACCTGTACTCCTCCTACAACCCTTACTCCTACAGGTGTCCGCGGCCCAAGGGCTGGCGGCAGAAAAACTACGTGACCACTTACGGTGACGGCGAGAGCTACTTCGAGAACTACCATCGCGCGCAGCTGAAGTCTATCCTCTCGCAGATAAACCCGAACCTGACGCCCCGGCTGCGAAAAGCCAACACCAAGGACGTGGGCGTGCAGGTCAACCCGAAGACCCACGCCGCAGTGCAGTGCTCGCTGGGCCCGCGCACTCTCCTAGCGCGCAAGCGAGAGGCACTGCGTAAGAGACGGCAGGATGTCCAGACGCCCGCGAGCCCCGTCACCGGTGGCGTGCGGTTTCCGCGCACGCAGGCCGTGTATTCACCGGTTGCAGCAAGGGCGCTGACATCTTTCCTcgaggatgatgaagaggaggaggaggagaagaagcgCGCCGAGAGCGCGGAGAAAACTGAGGACGAGGTGGCTGTAGAAGGCACAGACGCGCAGAGCACCGAGGAAGCCAAAGAAAAGCTTAGTCCCGGGAAAACCGACGACGGAAACGATCAGACGGAAATGACCGAGAAAAATAAGAGCGACTCTGACCAAAGTGGACAAGACTTCAAGTCCAAGGGGAGAGTCCGCTTCCAG AATTGCAAGAAGGCACGCTGCAGTTGCCCGGGAACAGCACGTCACGTGGACCCCAAACGGCCTCACCGGCAAGACCTGTGTGGCCGCTGCAAGGGCAAACGGCTCTCGTGCGACAGCACTTTCAGCTTTAAGTACATCATCTAG
- the slc10a4 gene encoding sodium/bile acid cotransporter 4: protein METPSVPSTDAAIAALKLLLNFTQDPANVSEVQESFRDDLGLTGFHVTEAPVSSVASTLGTALTPAGLLSGPFALTEGPARLSVQFWDSPLSHGINVFVGFVLCFTMLGLGCTVEVTQLGAHIRRPVGVLLAAICQFVIMPLLAFLHALAFSLDDVAAIAVLLCGCCPGGNLSNIMSLLVNGDMNLSVIMTISSTLLALVFMPLCLWVYSRAWINTPVVDLLPFGAITLTLLGTLIPIGVGVALRYRYSRAADAVLKVSLWSLLVTLVMLFIMTSTMLGPELLATIPASVYLVAVFMPMAGYAAGYGVAKLFDLEPSSCRAVSMETGCQNVQLCTAILNLAFPPQLVGGMHMLPLLYALFQSAEAGIFILAYRTYRREVLHKQEPSTGSDHDTNITYKTLGEEDAPLDTAYGATASLEPDAIAMETREAEGSPMPV from the exons ATGGAAACCCCGAGCGTGCCCAGCACCGACGCAGCCATCGCTGCGCTCAAGCTGCTCCTAAACTTCACGCAGGACCCCGCCAACGTCTCCGAGGTCCAGGAAAGTTTCAGAGACGACCTCGGCTTGACCGGTTTCCACGTCACGGAAGCCCCGGTGTCTTCTGTCGCTAGTACGCTCGGGACTGCGTTGACACCCGCGGGGCTGCTGTCGGGTCCCTTCGCGCTGACGGAGGGACCCGCGCGCCTGAGCGTGCAGTTCTGGGACTCGCCGCTGAGCCACGGCATTAACGTGTTCGTGGGATTCGTGCTGTGTTTCACCATGCTGGGCCTCGGGTGCACGGTGGAGGTCACCCAGCTGGGCGCCCACATCCGCAGGCCCGTGGGCGTGCTGCTGGCCGCGATCTGCCAGTTCGTCATCATGCCCTTGCTCGCGTTTCTGCACGCGCTGGCCTTCTCTCTCGACGACGTGGCTGCTATAGCGGTGCTGCTGTGCGGGTGCTGTCCCGGGGGAAATCTGTCTAACATTATGTCACTTCTAGTCAACGGCGACATGAACCTCAG TGTTATTATGACCATCTCCTCGACCCTCCTGGCGCTCGTGTTCATGCCGCTGTGCCTGTGGGTTTATAGTCGCGCGTGGATCAACACGCCAGTGGTGGACCTGCTGCCGTTCGGCGCGATCACCCTCACGCTCCTCGGCACGCTCATTCCCATCGGCGTCGGAGTGGCTCTTAGGTACCGATACTCCCGCGCGGCGGACGCCGTCCTGAAG GTGTCGCTGTGGTCTCTGCTCGTCACGCTGGTGATGTTGTTCATTATGACGAGCACCATGCTGGGGCCCGAGCTGCTGGCCACCATCCCCGCCTCCGTCTACCTGGTGGCCGTGTTCATGCCGATGGCGGGATACGCCGCCGGCTACGGCGTGGCCAAGCTCTTCGACCTGGAACCCTCGAGCTGCCGTGCCGTCTCCATGGAGACGGGCTGCCAGAACGTGCAGTTGTGCACGGCCATCCTAAACCTTGCCTTCCCGCCGCAGCTCGTGGGCGGAATGCACATGCTCCCGCTGCTGTACGCGCTCTTCCAGTCGGCCGAGGCCGGAATCTTCATCCTCGCCTACCGCACCTACCGGCGGGAGGTGCTGCACAAGCAGGAGCCATCCACAGGTTCCGACCACGACACCAACATCACGTACAAGACGCTGGGGGAGGAGGATGCACCGCTTGATACAGCGTACGGAGCCACAGCCTCGCTTGAACCCGATGCCATCGCCATGGAGACACGCGAGGCGGAGGGAAGCCCCATGCCTGTGTAG